The region GTCGGCAACCAAACCGCGAACGTCTCCGCAAAGTCTTCCAGCGGATGCGCCTGGGCGTACCACATGTCCAAGTGCAGCACGTAGTCTCGCGTTTGTGGATTCGGCTTGTAGAACTCCGGATAGGGGTCCGAAGGCTTACCGAACAGTTGACGATAGCGTGATTTGCGTCGGATTTGAAACGCGGTATCGATCGCGTGTCCGGCCTCATGCCGCAGAATTTTCATGCACCACTGCTTCGTCCCACCTTCGACTTCGAGCAATTGTTTGCGTTCGAGCCGGCACAATCGTGGATGGGCCAGATAGAACGGAATCGCGATTCCCGGTATACCATCGGGTGAAAACCAGTCGTCGCTGAGCCAGAAGTGCGGGCGGAACCGAAGTCCCCGCTCGGACAACTCGCCGTTGAGCTGGTCGACGCGGGCTTCCAGTGGCGTGTCACGGATCGACAGCTTCAGATCGCAGATCCGCATGTCCAACAGTTCGTCGTCAGACATCGACGCTAGATCTGGCACGCTCCCACCCATGGTTCTCCACAAACTTTTAGCAACGGTCGTTGATCGCGAGGCATCGCCATACGGTTCAGCCCTTCGGTGCGACGGAACGAACATGCGTCCAATCACATCGTCCGCTCAAACAAACAACTCTGACGTATCGAAGCCTCTGACACTTTCATCGCCCTGACCGCCTTGAAAGCCTGACCGCCTTGAAAGCCCTGACACTTCACACACACACTGAGTCGTCCGCTCGACGAAGTCTTACGGCATTGACTTCTTCAACGATAGGTCATCAAACACTGATGGCGAGTCTAACAACCCAACGAGATCAAAACAAACTCGAGTGAACGAGATCACCACGAATCGAAACCAGTCATCCACCCGTTGCTGCAAGTTGACCGGTGCGGGCCGTTCTGCCATCGCCGTGGTGATGATCGAAGGCCCCGAGGCGACGACATTGCTGCATCGCTGTTTTCGCACCCAACACACGCGGCCGATCACGATCGGAGAAGTGCGTTACGGGACCTGGTCGAAAACAGATCAAGCCGCCGGCGAGTCCGTCGTGCTGGTTCCCCTGCGTCACGACGGGGACGGCGATCGCTTTGAAATCCACAGCCACGGCGGAGCGGCCGCGGCCCAACGAATCCTCGACGATTTACAGTCTTTCGGCGCCGTCCTGGTCGATCCGTCGGAGCTGCAAACTCTCGATTTCCGCCCAAGCGATGACTCCCAAGAAGACGAAGACCTGCTCGTCGCCGAAGCCTTGACGGTCTTGCCGAAGTGCGTGACCACCAAAACCGCCGCGATTGTTCTCGATCAAATTCGTGGTGCGTTTTGCAACTGGCGTGATACCCAACTGCAAAGACTCAGTGATGCGGCCTCCGACGAGACAAATGCGGATGAGCTTTATCGCACGATTGTCGACCAAGCTCGGCTAATCGTAGACGCCGGCACAGTTGGCGTTCGTCTGACGCGTCCGTTTGATGTCGTCTTATGCGGCCCCCCCAACGTTGGCAAAAGCAGCTTGATCAACGCGTTGGTCGGCTATGACCGAAGCATCACGATGGATGTCGCCGGTACAACCCGCGATGTGCTCGATGCGGAGACGGTCTTCAACGGCTGGCCGATCCGACTTCGGGACACCGCGGGACTGCACCGAGCGGCCAACGAAATCGAGCGTCTAGGCATCGAACGAGCACTCGATGCGGTCCGGCAAGCAGACCTGCTGATCGTCGTTTCTCAACCCGGAACACCCCGGCCCGGGGAACTGTTCGATCAAGCGATAGATCAATTGGCGACGATTCCGCCGATCATCCGAGTGCTCAACAAAGCCGATTTGATCGCCGATCAGACGGAGGCCGAGATAACGGATCCGAAGCCTATCGAGACGATCGCACCGGAGGGTCTGGGAGTCGACGATTTGATTCAGACGGTGCTCGACCATTTAACCGGCGCACTCACGGCCCCCGGCACGCCGGTCCCTCTCAACACGCGGCAAAGGGATTGGATCCGATACGTCGCCGCGGCCGGCGATTTTCAGCAACTCCGGCAACGGCTTACCATGTCCCAAAGCCCGTCATTTTCTTAATGTCCGGCTGATAGGTGCCGATCCAGTCATGGTATTCGTGCCAACGACTGTCATAGAAAACGAAAATCTCGCGGGACCGGCGGTCGACATAGATCGGCAAAGGATTGGCGAGTGTGGCATTCAGGATCGCCGCACTATCGAGATCGGTTGCATGGTAATCGACCGACAACGAACACAAAAAGCGTGTCGGCGACTGCTTCACGGAAACCTCGTCCGGCGGCGACAACCAAGCCGAAAGTGACAAAAACGTTTCCCGTCGACTGAATCTTTCCTCAATCGACTCTTCCGGCCAGGGCTCGAGAATCTCGCGGCGAGCTTCCTCTAGCGGCATCAAGCCGTGATGATCGCCACGCAGATCGGACGAGGTCAGGTGATCGGACGAGGCGAGCGTCGCAGCGGCGGCCCCCGATCTTTCCCCGGAAGGCGAATCCTGGGACCGGTCCTGAAAGACCACCGCGAATAGCAAGACACAAGCGAGAAGCGGAATCACAAGCAGTCGATTCATGACAAAACCTCAACGGATGGTGAAACGGAAACAGAAAGAGAGGTGAGAGCTTCGCCGGAGACCGAATCGGCGGGGCGTTGATCCCCACGCCGTTGATGTTCAACGGCTTTTTCAGATTGGCGAAAGAGTGCGATGACGCTCGACTCGGCGACCAACAAACTGGCCACAAGACTCAGCCAAACGCTGGCGACATAGGTTTCTTTGCCGGTGAGAATCGGTATGCCGTAGGCCATCGCGATCTGCAGCAATCGAAACCAAACCGCACCGAGTGCAAGCGAATAGGACCGGATCATCCATTTGGCGTGCTCGGCGTACCGACAGCCACGTGCCGACCGGTATCCCTGCCACGTGGCCAGCCACCACAACATGCCCGTGATCGCAAACCCGATCGCTGACAGAACGCCGCCTTTTGCGTTGACGCTCAACATCAATCCCGTTGGCGCGGCCATCCAAAGAACCGAATTAAGATGCAGATAGCCGATCCAGCGGTGAAACCGGCGATGCCGAATCAGCCTTCGAAACATCAATGCCGGTCCGCTGAGCAAGCAAACCGTCGATGAGACGAGGTGAAGATAGAACGCGGTCTGCCAGAAAGCATCGTGCCTGAGCGGGCCTTTTTCCAACAGAAACGTCGCTGTTCGGTCATTGTCGAAGTAAGCCCACAGACTGACCACGATCCCGGCCGACCCCAACAGAAACAGGACCGTCCAACAAGAGCGAAAACGAAACGAAGCAAATAACAGCATTGACGATAGCCTTGATAAGGGGCTTGCTTGGCAGTTGAACAAAGCAGCCTTAGGCACCACTCCGTTCGGCCAAACGTCGAGTTTGCAACCTCGACCGGAGTATGATTTTGGACGGGCGTTGAATCATCAGAACAATGTCAAAACCGCGTCAAAGCTCTGCCAAGATCCAGTCGCGTGAAACTGATCTTTGTCGATTTGACGATTTCGCCTATGTTTCACGCGTGGAAAACCGCAAGGGAAGCGTGCCCTGTCGGAAAAGGGACTTGCGGAAACAACAGACACTCTCCCACGGAAGGGATAATTCGATGGATCATCGCTGGCGTACGCAACATTGGCGCATGCAATCCGATGCGATTCCAGCGTCCAACCCGAATGTCGGGCCGGCATTCCAACCCCACGTTCCGCCTCAGCCCGGTGCGTCGGGCGGCAGAGACGCCGTTCCGCATCATCCCGGTGTGGCACATGGCTATGCCGCACCGCAACCATCGCCGCCGATAAGATCGCATGACCCGAACGCGGCAGCGATCTATCACCAGCTCAGCCAAGCCAATGCGGAAATCGTCCGTTTGCGTTCCTTGCTGTCTACTGCGCAAGAAAAGCAGGATCGACAAACGGCACACCTGCGACAGGAAGCCCAAGCTCGCGCCGATCAAGTGAGAGAGCTAGAGCAGCAGTTCAGCCGCGAACGTGACCAAAGCCGAACGCGGCAACATCAGTTGCACAATGAAATCGAAACCTTGAAACAGGAACTGGCTAACGCAGCCTCCGCCGCTTCGGGCGAACAGCGGCAGCTTACCGAACGTCTACAGCTTCAAACGCAGCGTCACGACGCCATTGTCAGCGAACGCGACCAACAAATCCGTGTCCAAGAGCTGCAGGTATCCAAAGCCGCAGAACAAACGCAGACCTTGAGAGCGCAACTCGAAGACACCGAGCAACGTCTTGAGTCTTGGGCTACGGCTCAGACAGCGGCCGTTGACTTGGCCGACTGGCTTGACGATCAATGCCGAAAAATGACGCGTGACGCCATCGCATCGGAATCTGCGTATGATCAGCTACACGACGAGGCGATGCGTTTGCTTCGTCAACGAGATCAACAGATTCGAAAACTTAGCGACACCGTTGCAGTCCTGCAGGTTGATCACGAAACGGTCGAACTGACCAACGATGACCTTGATCAATTGTGTGCCCGGCTAGAATTCGAAAATGAACTGCTCGCCGAACAATGCGATTTGTTGACATCCCACGCCCGTCGCGATCAACAACAACTCGTCCAAGCAACCCAAACGGTCAGCGATCAACTCGCTACGACCAACCTAAAACTCGATGCGCTCTCGCGGGAAAAACAGGCGTTGCTTGAAACGATCGAGCAACACCGTCAAGCCGAAGATGAATTCGATGCTTCGCTGTTCGCCAAAGAACAGGAAATAAGCGCGATCAGTCGCAACATGAGCGACAAACAGCGGCAGCTTGATCATCTACGAAAAGAACATGCCGTCGCGATCGGACAAAACGATCAACTGCGAACCCAAGTCCGCGAACAAGATGGCAAGATCGAAGAACTGCAATCGAAACTCGCCGAGGCGAATGATCACGCCGACGAAGCGCTGAAGCTGGTCGACGAGCGTGACCAAGAATTGCGTCAAATGCAAGCCGCGACGCGGGCCGCCGAAGCCAACGCGACACTGCAACAACACGAAACGGCGCGTGAATCAACGTTAGAGATCGAACGATTGGAAACGCTGGTTGAACAATATCAACGCGACGGCGAAACCCGTGCCGAAGAAGTCGGCCAGTTGACCGCCAAGACGGCGAAACTCGAATCACAGCTTGCCGACAAAGAACGCATCAGTGAGGCCTTTGCCAAAGAAAACGACGGGCTACAAAAACAGCTCGAACAGGCCCACCGGCGGCTCGCCCAGACCGAAGAAAAGTTGCATTTGGCCAACGAACGCTTACAGCTCGGAGAACTCGCCCTCGACGAACTTCGTCAGTCCGGTGGGGCATACGAAAACGAAGCCCGTCAATTGCGATCCGAAGTCGAGAACCACAAGCTTCGTCTGGCCGAATACGCCGATCAAATCGCGACGCTGCAACACAAACTCGAATCGGCGGCAACTGCATCATCTCCGATCGCATCCCCGCTGAATGCGTCGATGCAAGCGATCATCGCGCGCCTGGAACAACGTTTAATTGACGAAACGCAACAATTGCAACTCTTTGATGGACTCGAACATCCGGCTGCCGAAGCGAAGCGGCTCAGCCGCGAACTCGCGCGACGCAACGCCGAACACGCTGCCGAACGTGAAGCTCTGTATCGCCGCATTCAAGAATTACACGTCGAACGGCGAAAGCTAGCCGCCTAATCTACCCGCGGTCGCCGGCTTTCACTCGGGACCAAACTTTCGACCGTCTCGATCGCTAATGACTTTCCGCTTCGTGCTCGGCCTCTTCCATGCTTTCACGGACTTCGTCACCGGCTGTCCAGTAAAACACCGTCCCAATGATCGCGATGATCACTTTGACGATTTCGAACACTAAGGCGATCAACGTCCCCGACGCCAACGTCGGTTCGGATGGGATCAATTGATACAGCCATTCAATGGCGGCTTCGAACAACCCCAAACCGGCAGGTGTGATCGGCAATGCCGAAGCAAGCATCCCGATCGGCACGATGATAAAGTGCTCGGCAAAGGTCGGCACCGATGGATACAACGATCGCGCGATCAAGTACACGCTGACCGTCAGCAGGCCGTGCACCCCAAGGCTCATCAAAATCGACATGCCGAAAGCCAAGGGATGGTGATGGAACATCCGCAAGGGAGGTCCGACTCGTTCGACGACCGGACCAATCATTGGCAAGCGTGCCCCGCGCCGAACCAGTCGATCGACAAAGGCACCGCCAAAGACCAACAAGCACAGCACAACGGTTCCCAAAATCACGAGCACACCGCATCCGAAGCGAATTTTCTGCATGTCCTCTGATTCGGCACCACTTGCCAATTGGTTGCCTTGAAAGACGAACGCGGCCGATGCAAGTAGCAGCAATCCGTAAAGCCCGACACCGCGGTCGACCACTACCGACGCGACCGCCTGCACCCGTCGACCGGGACGCCGCTTGGCCAAGAAGATGGCTTTGAATAAATCGCCGCCGACACTGCCGGCAGATACAAAGTTCAACAAGAAACAAATCGCGCCCAGTCGATGCGCCTCGAGCATCGTCAAGTCGATCCCCTGACAACGAACTAGCAAACACCATCGGATAAACGAGAGGCTGATCGCCCCCACGGCGACGAACAGAGCCGATGCTAACAGCGGGTAATTCTTGTCATGCTCGGACAAAGACTCCCATTGCTCGGGCGTCACCCGAGAAACCAAAAATGCGATGATTCCCAAAGGGATCATGACTTTGGCGAGCGTCAGCAATATTTGTCGCGGCGAATTCATTCAAACGTTCTTTCAAAAGGTGAGCTCACCATCGTCCGGCGGCAAGACACGTGTTTCAATGAGGCATCTGAGGGACGGTGCAAATGCTTTTTCTAGACCAGATGTTCTAGATCAGTCGGCCAGAGTCTATCCGGAAAAGAAGGGATGCCAACAGTGAGACGGCGGCGCTTGCCGCGGGCCTAGTTCTGCTGACGGTGGTGCTTCGTCAACATCTTGATTTAGGATTAGCCGCATGGCGTTAGCCACGGTTTCGGCGCAGAAACCGTGGCTAACGCCCGTCGGCTAATAACTCGAACCCGCATTTTCAGAAGAACGAAGCACTAGCCATCGAACTTCGTCGGACACAGAAATTCATTTGACGTAGTTCGCTCTCGAGTCATCGAAATGGTGTGATTTAACGGACTATCTAGTTGCGATTGGCGACGGAACTGCTTAGCATCGCAGCACCATGAAACAGTTAGCTATCCGAAACCCCACCGCCATCCTGTTTCTCTTCTTATGTAGTACAGCAATAGAAGAGAGGCGTTGCGATGCCGATGTCATTGCCTACCTCAGTGAAACCCGATCGACCGGACCGGGGTATTTTCAGACTGACTTGCACTTCCAAGCCACCGCTGATTTGGTCGGTGACGACATCGAATACATCGAACTCGATATTTCCGGGTCGCACATCGATTCTGTTCCACTGACCAATTTTTCGGTGGTCGAATTCGAAGCCGCCATGCCCTTCGATGTTTGGAGGCAAATCCCGTTCGGGCAAACGCCCGGTAGCGAATCACGAATGGTGATCGAACCATTCTCGCCACCGGGAACAGATGTGTTTTTGATCCAGGATACACAGCCACTTACGATCGGAACTTTTACGTTCGACTACGGAGCGTTGAACTTGCCTTCAAGTTCAACGATCACTTTAGATATCTTTGGCACCGATGAAGACAAACCAACACGCACCACCGTCGTTGGTCTTCGATCCGTTACCGAGTCCTCGTTGATCGACCTGACGTACAGCAGTCCGCTCGGAGGTTCGTCGACAACGTTTGTGACCGCGATTCCTGAACCAAGCTTACTAGCCGCGGTCGTCTCGATCGCGACCGCCGTCTCGCTACGTCGAAGACGTTCTGCTGATCGCCCGAAAAACATTCGCTAACGTGACTGCTGCCACAACCAACCGATCACCTCGTCGACATCTTGCTGATGATCCTCGTTGATCAACCCCGCATGTCCGATGCCTTTTAGTAGCACGCGGCGTTTGGGATCGGGCAATCGATCGAAGACGCCCTCTTGAAGCTCCGGCGGCACCAATTCGTCTAGCTCGCTTTGCAACATCACCGTAGGAACGGTGACCTTCGGCGCGCTTTGGTGCAAATTCATTTCCGGAGGCAGACTCTCGGCAATCGCGTGCGCCAGGCGCCCCATCGGATATCGATCAGCGACCCCCTTGACCGTTTCGATCAAGGGTGGCGGATTTCGTAGGATCAATCCCGAAAGGCGATCACCGAATTCGCTCGCCAGATAAGTCGCCGTCGCGCAGCCAAGCGAATTGCCAGTCAACCAAACTCGGGTCCGCTTGGGATCGATTTGATCCAAAAGGTGCGACACAAAGGGACGCGCACGTGCAGGAATGTTGGACAACGAGGCACGTCCGGTCGAACGACCGTAGCCCGGTGCGTTCCAGGTACAGAGTCGGACGTGAACGTTTTCAAGCAATTGTCCTGGCCACCCAGTCGCCCGTTCGGCACGGCCGGCCGTCCCAGGAAACTTGATCACCAACAACTCTGGTCCGCCCCGCGAGTCGTTCGACTCCGATGGGGTCGTCTCGCTGACAAAGTACTCATCGCGATGACGCCCAGACTGAAACCAACGCCGTTGCTTTGATCCGATGTCTAATTCGTTCCGCGTCGGCCGCAGAACGAATCGGTCGAGAATTCGGCGTCGAAACGCAACGATCATGGCGATTCCGCTTCTCGCATTCGGTGGACACTGACTCTGGCATGATAGAAACCGAATCGTTGGTGTCTACCGCGATCGCTCGATTTGGAAGTTTCGATCCGGTCAGAAATCGATTGGATGAATCGGTCTTCGCAATGGGGGCCGAAGTTTTCGCTGACGACTCACCATCAACGACTTGGCTGACTAGGTCACACGCTGACCGGGCTGAGCACCTTCGTCGACGGATAACAAAAAGATGTCTTCCTTGCCCGGACCGGAGGCACAGACCATCCCTTCGCTCAGTCCGAACCGCATTTTGCGTGGCTTCAAATTGGCGACCATGACCACCAATCGGCCGACGATCGCTTCTGGATCATAAGCCGACTTGATTCCCGCAAACACTTGCCGCGTTTCGTCACCGCCAAGCCCAAGGGTTAGCTTCAACAGTTTATTGGCTTCCGGTACGTGCTCGGCCGTCAAGATGCGCGCGACTCGCAAATCGACTTTGACAAAGTCGTCGATCGTGATTTCCTCTTCGATCGGTTTCTCTTTGATCCATTGGTCGGAATCATTGAATGTGGAAACCGGCGCGTCACTATCGGCGGCAGCTTGCTCTTTCTCTTCTTCGATCATCTTTTCTAGATCCTCGGGTTGAATACGTTCCATCATGCGTGTGAATTTTTCGACCGACGTCCCCAGCAGCGGCTGTTGGCTTTGATCCCAAGACGTGATCGGTTCGTTCAGCAGCGCCGAACACTTCTCGGCCAGCGACGGCAGAACGGGCGACAGGTAGATCGATAACTGTCGAAACAGATTGAGCGCCACAGTGACCACGTCACGCAGTTCATCCTGGCGCTTGGGATCTTTTTTCATCTCCCACGGCTTGGCATGTTCGACAAAGGGATTCGCCGCATCGGCGAGTTCCATGATTAGCCGCATCGCACGGCTGTAATCACAACCTTCATAGGCCTGGGCAATTTCTTCGCCAGCGGCGGCCGCCTTGTCGAACAATCCGCCGTCATCGGGATAGGTGTCTGCTAGTCCGGTAATCCCCGCGAACTTTCCAACACGACTTGCCAAATTAACGACCTTGCCGACCAAGTCACTGTTAACCTTGTCGACAAACTCCTTGATCCCCAAGTCCAAGTCTTCGACCCGTGGCGTCAACTTTGTCGCATAGTAATAACGCAAGTAGTCCGGCTCGGAGTGCTTCAAATAGGTCTCGGCGGTGATCAATGTCCCCTTGGACTTGCTCATCTTCTCGCCGTCGACATTCAGGAAGCCGTGGATGTGGACCTTCGTCGGCAACTGATAACCGGCGGTGTGCAGCATACCGGGCCAGAACAACGTGTGGAAATACGTGATGTCCTTGCCGATGAAGTGATGAATCTCCGTCGACTCATCGCGCCACCACTGATCGAAAGACTCACCGTTTGCTTTACACCACTGTTCGGTAGACGAAATGTACCCGATCGGTGCGTCAAACCAGACATACCAATAGTTGCCCGGTGAATCGGGAATTTCAAAACCAAAGTACGGCGCCGGCCGGCTGATGTCCCAGTCGCGAAGCTCTTTGTCCTCGGCTAAAAAGTAGCCTTTCAAATAGTTCGCCGTTTCCTTCTGCAATGCATCGCCGTTTTCGATCCAATCAGCCAGAAAGCCGCGCAGTTTTTCCAGCTGTACGAACAAGTGAATCGCCGAACGGACTTCTGGGGTCGCACCGCTGAGCGTGCTGATCGGGTCGATCAATTCGGTCGGCGAATACGTCGCACCGCAAACGCAGTTATCGCCCGGTTGATCCTTGCGTCCACAGGTAGGGCAAGTCCCTCGGACAAAGCGATCGGCAAGAAACGTTTCCGCTTCGGGATCGTACAATTGTTCGATTGACTTTTCGGTCACCAAGTCGGCTTCGCGAAGAGCCTGCCATATCAAGTGGCACTGTCCGCGATTCTCTTCGCTGTGCGTGCTGCCGTAGTGATCGAATTCGACATGAAAGCCGGCGAAGTCGCGTTGGTGCTGACCGCTCATGTCCGCGATCAACTCCTCTTCGCTGCGGCCTTCTTTCTTAGCGCGAATCATGATCGCCGTGCCGTGCGTATCATCGGCGCAAATGTAAACACATCGATTGCCGATCAATCGCTGAAACCGTACCCAAATATCGGTCTGGATGTATTCGACCAAGTGACCGATATGGATCGGGCCGTTGGCATAGGGCAACGCACTGGTAACGAGAATTCGTCGGGTCATTGATTCGTAGGGGAGATTCTCGGGCGATGGATGCGAAAATATTAGATTTGCTGTCAAAACCAGCGGCGAAGGATGGCCTTTGTGTCAGACCGTTTCCGAGCGTGCCGAACGCACCACACGGATTTTGCCCACACGATGGCTCGCAAGGCGGGGGCATTCGAGCCGCCCTGACGGTGCGTTTGCCCGCAAAATGCTCGGCCGACGCTCGGCGATGGTGAGGATTGTACCGAACGCCGTGAAACTCGTAATCCCGCGTGTTTCACACTGTTTCGCAAACTTGATCCCCGGTTTGCCCTTGCCGTCGACAAGGGCGATCGCCGACAGTCACCCGTCCGCGGCAACGACCGCCGCATGGTACGCCCCGACGTGCACGGATTCGCGCGTCTGACTTATCGAGTCGATGGAGTGACAATGTTGGACCAAACGATGTTCGGCCGCCTTTCAGGGGCGGCGGTCACACTGGTTGTATTTTTGGTCTCGATGGTGACCGGTACGGAAACGGCTTCTGCCAAGCCCGTCTTAGTCGCCTTTGGATCGGAGCACTGCGGCCATTGTAAAGCGATGGAACCAACTCTTCGGCAACTCGAACAACAGGGCACCCCGATTCGCTACGTCGATGTCAATCGCGAATCGGATTTTGCTCGTCGCCACGGTGTACGGCAAGTACCAACACTTGTCGTTTTGTCGGGCGGACGAGAATTGACTCGGCTAGTTGGTGCCCAGTCGATGAGCAAAATCCGTGAGGCACTGGAATTTGATCAACGAAGATTGCTGCCGACCGAAACCGGCGTTCATCATGGACAACTGATTGATTCACCTGACGCTCGGTTCGCGCAAAAATCGTTCGTGCAAAACCCACCCATTGGCAACAGCTCGGTCGGTGAAGCGATGCCCAGTTTACAGCGGGCGCAAGCGGTCGAGCGTGCTCGTGCGGCAACGGTTCGCCTGCGGGTCAAAGACGGCCACGGGTTTGGCGTCGGTACCGGGACGATCATCGACCGCCACGGCGAAGAGGCGTTGGTGCTCACCTGCGGCCACTTGTTCCGCGAAACCCAACTCCAATCCAACGTCGAAGTTGACTTATTTATCGGCAACCAAGTTCGCACGGTCCCCGGTCAGGTCGTCGACTATGACGCCGAAGATCGCGACATCGCCCTGGTGACGATTCGTCCCGGCTGTGATGTCGCAGTGGTTCCTTTGATCGGCGGCAATGAAGTCCCGCAAATCGGTCAGACTGCGTTCAGTTTTGGATGTGACCGTGGTGCCGATCCCTCGCGCCGTGACACCCGCGTGACCGGAGTCGACAAATATAATCCACAGATCAACGCGTCGAACTTAGAAATCGCCGGTGCACCGATCGATGGCCGCAGCGGTGGCGGACTGTTCGATGACCGGGGTGTATTGATCGGCGTTTGCAACGCCGCCGACTACAATGACGATGTGGGCATCTACACCGGCCCTCGCAACATCGCTTGGCAGATGTCACGTATCGGCATGTCACACCTCTGTGATGGCAGCTCGAACGCGAACGTTGCTGCGACGGCGCCAGCGCGACCCTCCGGACCACAAACACAGCTCGCCACCATACCTCACGCCCTTCCTTCGGCGAGTCACGCACCGTCACAAAATCCCGTCGGCCAAGACATGATCGTGATCATCCGAGATCCCAATCATCCCAGCGGACAACGGGTGTTGAACGTCCGCCAGCCAACTGCCGAACTGTTAAGCCTGATCGAAAGCAGCGCCCGCCGTTAACCGGACGCATAAATTCAAGCGATTTTTTGGGTAGCGAAACTCGCCAACGGCTTGCCGATTTGATCAGCCACAATCGCGATAGCGTGTGGTTCTTCAGCACAAATCGGGGCTAATCCCCGTCGATCTAATCAGAAACGCGGCAAACATCCCCGTGACTAGTCGCGGTAGGAACGAATCGGTTCGTCAAAAGGATCGTCGTCAAACGGCAAATCATCTCCCAACAGATGACCAGGCAGATCGCTCAAAAAGTACAACTGGCAGTTTGTTCCCGCGGCGGCGAAATAGCGGTTGTGGTACGGTACGAACGCGCCTTGGTATCGTGACGTCCCCGTCATGATCAGTTCGTTTTTGGCGCGTGTCATCGCAACGTACAAGACGCGACGTTCTTCTTCTTCCTGATCATCGTCCCCGATGGAGCGGACGTGTGGATAATTACCCGGCTGGACTCCCAGTAGGTAACATACCGGTGCCTCGGTGCCTTTTGCGCTGTGGACAGT is a window of Roseiconus lacunae DNA encoding:
- a CDS encoding coiled-coil domain-containing protein, whose amino-acid sequence is MDHRWRTQHWRMQSDAIPASNPNVGPAFQPHVPPQPGASGGRDAVPHHPGVAHGYAAPQPSPPIRSHDPNAAAIYHQLSQANAEIVRLRSLLSTAQEKQDRQTAHLRQEAQARADQVRELEQQFSRERDQSRTRQHQLHNEIETLKQELANAASAASGEQRQLTERLQLQTQRHDAIVSERDQQIRVQELQVSKAAEQTQTLRAQLEDTEQRLESWATAQTAAVDLADWLDDQCRKMTRDAIASESAYDQLHDEAMRLLRQRDQQIRKLSDTVAVLQVDHETVELTNDDLDQLCARLEFENELLAEQCDLLTSHARRDQQQLVQATQTVSDQLATTNLKLDALSREKQALLETIEQHRQAEDEFDASLFAKEQEISAISRNMSDKQRQLDHLRKEHAVAIGQNDQLRTQVREQDGKIEELQSKLAEANDHADEALKLVDERDQELRQMQAATRAAEANATLQQHETARESTLEIERLETLVEQYQRDGETRAEEVGQLTAKTAKLESQLADKERISEAFAKENDGLQKQLEQAHRRLAQTEEKLHLANERLQLGELALDELRQSGGAYENEARQLRSEVENHKLRLAEYADQIATLQHKLESAATASSPIASPLNASMQAIIARLEQRLIDETQQLQLFDGLEHPAAEAKRLSRELARRNAEHAAEREALYRRIQELHVERRKLAA
- a CDS encoding alpha/beta hydrolase — translated: MIVAFRRRILDRFVLRPTRNELDIGSKQRRWFQSGRHRDEYFVSETTPSESNDSRGGPELLVIKFPGTAGRAERATGWPGQLLENVHVRLCTWNAPGYGRSTGRASLSNIPARARPFVSHLLDQIDPKRTRVWLTGNSLGCATATYLASEFGDRLSGLILRNPPPLIETVKGVADRYPMGRLAHAIAESLPPEMNLHQSAPKVTVPTVMLQSELDELVPPELQEGVFDRLPDPKRRVLLKGIGHAGLINEDHQQDVDEVIGWLWQQSR
- a CDS encoding lysylphosphatidylglycerol synthase transmembrane domain-containing protein → MNSPRQILLTLAKVMIPLGIIAFLVSRVTPEQWESLSEHDKNYPLLASALFVAVGAISLSFIRWCLLVRCQGIDLTMLEAHRLGAICFLLNFVSAGSVGGDLFKAIFLAKRRPGRRVQAVASVVVDRGVGLYGLLLLASAAFVFQGNQLASGAESEDMQKIRFGCGVLVILGTVVLCLLVFGGAFVDRLVRRGARLPMIGPVVERVGPPLRMFHHHPLAFGMSILMSLGVHGLLTVSVYLIARSLYPSVPTFAEHFIIVPIGMLASALPITPAGLGLFEAAIEWLYQLIPSEPTLASGTLIALVFEIVKVIIAIIGTVFYWTAGDEVRESMEEAEHEAESH
- a CDS encoding DUF2306 domain-containing protein, whose amino-acid sequence is MLLFASFRFRSCWTVLFLLGSAGIVVSLWAYFDNDRTATFLLEKGPLRHDAFWQTAFYLHLVSSTVCLLSGPALMFRRLIRHRRFHRWIGYLHLNSVLWMAAPTGLMLSVNAKGGVLSAIGFAITGMLWWLATWQGYRSARGCRYAEHAKWMIRSYSLALGAVWFRLLQIAMAYGIPILTGKETYVASVWLSLVASLLVAESSVIALFRQSEKAVEHQRRGDQRPADSVSGEALTSLSVSVSPSVEVLS
- a CDS encoding GTPase; amino-acid sequence: MNEITTNRNQSSTRCCKLTGAGRSAIAVVMIEGPEATTLLHRCFRTQHTRPITIGEVRYGTWSKTDQAAGESVVLVPLRHDGDGDRFEIHSHGGAAAAQRILDDLQSFGAVLVDPSELQTLDFRPSDDSQEDEDLLVAEALTVLPKCVTTKTAAIVLDQIRGAFCNWRDTQLQRLSDAASDETNADELYRTIVDQARLIVDAGTVGVRLTRPFDVVLCGPPNVGKSSLINALVGYDRSITMDVAGTTRDVLDAETVFNGWPIRLRDTAGLHRAANEIERLGIERALDAVRQADLLIVVSQPGTPRPGELFDQAIDQLATIPPIIRVLNKADLIADQTEAEITDPKPIETIAPEGLGVDDLIQTVLDHLTGALTAPGTPVPLNTRQRDWIRYVAAAGDFQQLRQRLTMSQSPSFS